ttttcatttttgctgttgAAGGTGAAAATACATGTATCTGgacaattatatatatttttcctttcttcatAAACATGGGCATATTTTAGATGATGATCTGtatgggtttttatttttgcttgtgcAGTTTTCCACACTGTGGTTCTACAAGTGAATgtttgccacacacacacacacacacacagacacacacatcaggtTTACTGTCAAGAattatgtggatttttttcagtttttccatgTGAAGCACTTTCGGCTGCCTGTAAGTACGAAAGCTGCGATATAAATGAAGTTTGTGGTTCTCACAGGACGGCCAAGCTACAAACATATGATGATATTACAGACCATGATGCATTGCTGCATTTAAAACTAACCAACAGGAGTTAACATgacacagaaatgtcctcaatCCGAGAAATGGCCTCaagtctttgaaatgtccttaaattctaaaaatgtcctcagatcaaagaaatttctttaaatcattgagatgtcctaaaatcctagaaatgttccaaaatcctggaaatcacctaaaatcctaaaaatgttctaaaatctaaGATCCaccctaaaatcatagaaatgtcccaaaatcctggaaacatcctaaaatcctaaaaatgttctaaaatccaagatccaccctaaaatcctagaactgttccaaaatcaaagaaatgtccctaagtcctagaaatgttctaaatttctaaaaatgtcctcaaatccaagaactttctgaaaatcctagaaacatcctaaaatcctagacacaaaaatataatgatcTCATTAACCATGATGCATTGCTGCAGACTGAACTACCAGGCAGGATATAAAGGAGTTAAAACGGCACATTACAGTCCGGCTTGAATGAAGGACTTTTACTGGTAGTGGAGTATTCTGACAGTGTGGTAGTGGTACTTGTACCACAGTGGAGgatctgcaggtgtgtgttgcagagtgtgtgagacaggtgtgtgtttacTCGTTGAGGTGGGGCATGGAGATCCTCCTCTTGGCCTTCTGCACCATGTTGGCCTGGTTCCTCAGGTTGATGTGGATGATGGACGGGGCCAGTTTGCAGGGCTCCCCGTCCACCTGCATGGGGATGGACTTATAAGTGGTGAGCGTCACTTCTTTACACTGATGGAGCCGCTCGCCGTGACCGCCCACCTGCAGCGTGGCCTggacacacacaaccacaggACACCGTCAGCTGGAGCCGCTGTGAGGAGCCATCTaactaaagtcctagaaatgtcctaaaaatctagaaatgttctaaaatcaaagaaatgtccaaaaatacaagaaacgtcctaaaatcctgggaatgtcctaaaactgaagaaacttccaaa
This is a stretch of genomic DNA from Plectropomus leopardus isolate mb unplaced genomic scaffold, YSFRI_Pleo_2.0 unplaced_scaffold25554, whole genome shotgun sequence. It encodes these proteins:
- the LOC121966692 gene encoding diacylglycerol kinase iota-like encodes the protein CDGTDLTAKVQDLKLQCLLFLNIPRYCAGTVPWGHPGEHQDFEPQRHDDGCIEVIGFTLTSLATLQVGGHGERLHQCKEVTLTTYKSIPMQVDGEPCKLAPSIIHINLRNQANMVQKAKRRISMPHLNE